In Marinibacterium anthonyi, the DNA window ATCGCCGCCGGGATCGTGCCGGTGCCGACCTCCTCGCAGCTGACATCGGACGAGGTCGCGCGCATGATCGCCGATCTGCAGCCCGCCGCCATCCTGCGTGACCCGGACGTCGCCAGCGCACCGGGGTCGCGCGAAATCGGGCTGGACGACCTTACCGCCATGCGCACCCTTCCGCCCTGCGACTATGCCATGGGCGATCCCGACCGGCTGGCCTATGTGATCTACACCTCCGGCACGTCGGGCACGCCGCGCGCGGTGGCCCATGCCCACCGCGCGATCTGGGCCCGGCGGATGATGACCGCCGGCTGGTATCAGATGACCGAAGCCGACCGCCTTCTGCATGCCGGCGCCTTCAACTGGACCTATACGCTGGGCACCGGGCTGATGGATCCCTGGGCCAATGGCGCCACCGCGCTGATCCCGCGCCCCGGCACCGACATCACCGCCCTGCCCGATTGCCTGCGCGCCAGCCGCGCCACCATCTTCGCCGCCGCGCCGGGCGTCTATCGCAAGATCCTTGCCGATCACCCCCAGATCGACCTGCCCGATCTGCGCCACGCGCTGTCGGCCGGGGAAAAGCTGTCCGAACCGCTGCGCCAGGCCTGGGCCGGGGCCTCCGGCACCCAGGTCTACGAGGCCTACGGCATGTCGGAATGTTCGACTTTCATCTCCTCAAGCCCCGCCGACCCGGCGCCGCCCGGCGCGCTGGGGACCCCGCAAAAGGGCCGCCGCATCGCCATCATCGGCCCCGACGGGCCGGTGCCCCTGGGCGATCCCGGCACCATCGCCATCCACCGCGACGACCCCGGCCTGATGCTGGGCTACCTGAACGCGCCCGAGGACACCGCCGCCCGCTTCCAGGGCGACTGGTTCCTGACCGGCGACCAGGGCGCGATGGACGAAAACGGCCATATCTCCTACCTGGGGCGCAACGACGACATGATGAACGCCGGCGGCTACCGGGTGTCGCCGCTTGAGGTCGAAGCCGCGCTCAGCCATTTTCCCGGCCTCGCCCACGTCGCCGTCACCGAAGTCGAGGTCAAGGCCGACGCCCGCATCATCGTGGCCTTCTACACCGCGCCGGACCAGCTGGACGATGCCGCGCTCAAGGAATTTGCGGCCGGGCACCTGGCGCGCTACAAACAACCCCGCGCGTATGTCCGCCTTGACGCGCTGCCCACCGGCGCCAACGGCAAGGTCCTGCGCCGCGCCCTAAAGCCCCTTTTCCCGCCGGAGCCAGAATGACCACCGAAACCACCGAAAAGCCCCTCCAGACCGTCAAGCTCGACATTCTGTCCGATCCGATCTGCCCCTGGTGCTATATCGGCAAGGCCAGGCTGGACAAGGCGC includes these proteins:
- the lcfB_4 gene encoding Long-chain-fatty-acid--CoA ligase, whose translation is MLLSIFDQGAPRPCPAPFNFTAHVLGHAATLGDKIALSVLGRDGSDDWTYRALESAVRGTGTGLLRAGLAPGDIVLMRLGNSVEFPIAYLGAIAAGIVPVPTSSQLTSDEVARMIADLQPAAILRDPDVASAPGSREIGLDDLTAMRTLPPCDYAMGDPDRLAYVIYTSGTSGTPRAVAHAHRAIWARRMMTAGWYQMTEADRLLHAGAFNWTYTLGTGLMDPWANGATALIPRPGTDITALPDCLRASRATIFAAAPGVYRKILADHPQIDLPDLRHALSAGEKLSEPLRQAWAGASGTQVYEAYGMSECSTFISSSPADPAPPGALGTPQKGRRIAIIGPDGPVPLGDPGTIAIHRDDPGLMLGYLNAPEDTAARFQGDWFLTGDQGAMDENGHISYLGRNDDMMNAGGYRVSPLEVEAALSHFPGLAHVAVTEVEVKADARIIVAFYTAPDQLDDAALKEFAAGHLARYKQPRAYVRLDALPTGANGKVLRRALKPLFPPEPE